One Myxococcota bacterium genomic region harbors:
- a CDS encoding cytochrome P450, with translation MPEPPDGAETPRARLYSEDARELLRTETLDDPYPLFARLRRDAPIARIADTGVHLVASWDLVEEALGREDDFSANLTGVLVADANGAPSTFPLPDSGASHVIATADEPEHALHRRIAQPRLTPARVARLEADLRRWASESLGPFVTAGGGEFVPIAERIPARAVARILGLPDGDVERHRRWAMMGGEMLAGRLEPERLGLLARESAAMADYLGAALDAPAPAGDDDEPMRVALARAAAAGDLPREAAVGIAIVMFGAGGESTAALLASAVWVLARGPELVERLRRDPGGIPRFVEEVARLESPFRFHYRVVRRRCVLGGARLEPGDRLMLLWASANRDEQHFEAADQLRLDRRHPKRHLGFGRGGHFCIGAPLARLEARVLLEELLGRTSSIALAGAPVFAPSVFVRRLESLPLRVVATRPD, from the coding sequence GTGCCCGAACCCCCCGACGGAGCCGAGACCCCGCGCGCGCGCCTCTACTCGGAGGATGCGCGCGAGCTCCTGCGCACCGAGACCCTCGACGACCCCTACCCCCTGTTTGCCCGCCTCCGGCGCGATGCCCCCATCGCGCGCATCGCGGACACCGGGGTCCACCTCGTCGCGAGCTGGGACCTGGTGGAGGAGGCGCTCGGCCGCGAGGACGACTTCTCGGCGAATCTCACCGGCGTGCTCGTTGCCGACGCGAACGGCGCCCCGAGTACGTTTCCGCTGCCCGACTCGGGCGCGAGCCACGTGATCGCCACGGCGGACGAGCCCGAACACGCGCTCCACCGCCGCATCGCCCAGCCGCGCCTCACGCCTGCCCGGGTCGCGCGGCTGGAGGCCGATCTCCGTCGCTGGGCCTCCGAGTCGCTGGGGCCGTTCGTCACCGCGGGTGGGGGGGAGTTCGTGCCGATCGCCGAACGCATCCCGGCGCGCGCCGTCGCGCGCATCCTCGGGTTGCCCGATGGCGATGTCGAGCGACACCGGCGCTGGGCCATGATGGGGGGCGAGATGCTGGCCGGCCGCCTCGAGCCCGAGCGCCTCGGGTTGCTCGCACGCGAGTCCGCAGCGATGGCCGACTACCTGGGTGCCGCGCTCGACGCGCCCGCGCCTGCCGGAGACGACGACGAACCCATGCGGGTGGCGCTCGCGCGCGCCGCGGCGGCCGGAGACCTCCCCCGCGAAGCGGCCGTCGGCATCGCGATCGTCATGTTCGGTGCGGGTGGTGAATCGACGGCCGCGCTGTTGGCGTCAGCGGTCTGGGTCCTCGCCCGGGGTCCCGAGCTCGTCGAACGCCTGCGCCGCGACCCGGGCGGGATCCCTCGCTTCGTCGAGGAGGTCGCGCGTCTCGAATCCCCCTTTCGCTTCCACTATCGGGTGGTTCGCCGCCGCTGCGTGCTCGGCGGGGCGCGGCTGGAACCGGGCGATCGGCTGATGCTCTTGTGGGCCTCGGCGAACCGCGACGAGCAGCACTTCGAGGCGGCAGACCAGCTGCGTCTCGACCGCCGCCATCCGAAGCGGCACCTGGGCTTCGGTCGGGGCGGCCACTTCTGTATCGGGGCGCCGCTCGCACGGCTCGAAGCGCGGGTGCTCCTCGAGGAGCTGCTGGGCCGCACGTCGTCGATCGCGCTGGCGGGCGCTCCCGTCTTCGCGCCGAGCGTCTTCGTCCGGCGGCTCGAATCGCTCCCCCTGCGGGTCGTGGCGACCCGCCCCGACTGA